From the genome of Populus alba chromosome 10, ASM523922v2, whole genome shotgun sequence, one region includes:
- the LOC118043222 gene encoding protein SMAX1-LIKE 8: MPTPVTTARQCLTEEAGHALDEAVNVARRRGHGQTTSLHAVSALLSLPSSPLRDACARARNSAYSSRLQFKALELCLGVSLDRVPTSQLSDDSPPVSNSLMAAIKRSQANQRRQPENFNLYHQIQQQQQQSSSSISCIKVELQNLILSILDDPVVSRVFGEAGFRSSEIKLAIVRPLPQVFKFSSSRFKGPPLFLCNLLSSEDPDSLYSGPGRRGVFSFPFSGGLFLNNNSNNDNGDANCRRIGEVLARNKGRNPLLVGLSAYHTLASFSEMVEKRKENVLPVELCGLSVICVESDVNKFITSENFDKKCVDLRFEELGQFVEKSLGPGLLANFGDLKAFVSNDDHNNGMDDAVSYVIEKLTKLLQLYGGRVWLIGAASYENYSKFVGRFPSTEKDWDLQLLPITSLRTPSVAESYPRSSLMESFVPFGGFFSTPSDLNVPLNRSCQYLPRCHLCNEKCEQEILSVSKGGFIGSVADQHQSSLPSWMEMAEIGTNKGLDAKTRDDGMVLSTRVAGLQRKWDGICQRLHHTQPPGSNTHPPQFPAVAGFQLVEDEKEDAENLSSKVTSALPNGNRCVKVNSYIPSDLQKTSRKQLGFSLPVVSEARSDSILSKQWEKPSKEEDPGSSGLRSPYSFSNSCTVDGSQASPTSVTSVATDLGLRISSIGNELKKTVNQNHMELPQDLSGSFSANVDLVHGSISDHRARSSSSSSPVFGGQFDPSNAKMLFRAVFERVGWQDEAIRIISQTIAHCRARNEKRQGASLRGDIWFSFCGPDRCGKKKIASALAEIIYGSRENFISADLSSQDGMVHAHMVFDRPEMSGYTVKFRGKTVVDFVAGELCKKPLSIVFLENIDKADVQAQKSLSHAIQTGKFADSHGREVGISNAIFVTTSTLTEDKVSSSSNDFSTYSEERILKAEDWPMKILIERVLDEKMGQIITPITVKKDIPSSIFLNKRKLVGANQNLDRQEITEMVKRAHKMSARNLDLNLPAGENDLLDTDDGNSDNDPESDNSKAWLQGFLEQVDARVFFKPFDFDALAERILNEVNGCFHKIVGWECLLDIDPKVMEQLLAATYLSDQNRVVEDWVEQVLGWGFVEVLRRHSLNANSIVKLVACKSLFLEGRMPGVYLPAKIIIN; this comes from the exons ATGCCTACGCCGGTAACTACAGCGAGGCAATGCTTAACTGAAGAAGCAGGTCACGCGCTCGACGAGGCAGTGAACGTCGCCCGCCGAAGAGGACATGGCCAAACTACGTCGCTTCATGCCGTCTCGGCTCTCTTATCACTCCCTTCGTCACCTTTACGTGACGCGTGCGCGCGTGCGAGGAATTCTGCGTACTCATCGCGACTTCAGTTCAAAGCGCTCGAGCTCTGCCTCGGTGTGTCACTAGACCGAGTGCCGACGAGTCAACTCAGCGATGACTCACCTCCCGTTTCGAACTCGCTTATGGCTGCTATTAAACGGTCCCAAGCGAACCAGAGGAGACAGCCTGAGAATTTCAATCTGTATCATCAAATtcaacagcagcaacaacaatcGTCTTCCTCAATTTCCTGTATTAAAGTGGAACTTCAGAATTTGATTCTATCGATTTTGGATGATCCGGTTGTGAGCCGGGTTTTTGGTGAAGCGGGATTTCGGAGCTCCGAAATCAAGTTGGCTATTGTTAGGCCGTTACCGCaggtttttaaattttcctcGTCACGTTTCAAAGGCCCGCCtttgtttttatgtaatttattatCAAGCGAGGATCCGGATTCGTTATATTCGGGTCCGGGTCGGAGGGGTGTTTTCAGTTTTCCATTTTCGGGCGGGTTGTTTCttaacaacaacagcaacaatgaTAATGGGGATGCTAATTGTAGGAGAATTGGTGAGGTTTTAGCAAGAAACAAAGGGAGGAATCCTCTGCTTGTAGGTTTATCTGCTTATCATACACTTGCAAGTTTCAGTGAGATggtagagaaaagaaaagagaatgtCTTGCCTGTTGAGTTATGTGGATTAAGTGTCATCTGCGTGGAAAGTGATGTTAATAAGTTTATAACAAGTGagaattttgataaaaagtGTGTGGATTTGAGGTTTGAGGAGTTGGGTCAATTTGTGGAGAAAAGTTTAGGACCTGGGTTGTTGGCGAATTTTGGTGACTTGAAGGCATTTGTTAGTAACGACGATCATAATAATGGTATGGATGATGCCGTTAGTTATGTTATCGAGAAATTGACAAAGTTGTTGCAGTTATATGGAGGAAGAGTGTGGCTTATCGGTGCGGCGAGCTACGAGAACTATTCCAAGTTTGTTGGAAGATTTCCTTCCACTGAAAAAGATTGGGATTTGCAGCTCTTGCCTATCACTTCTCTCAGGACTCCTTCCGTGGCTGAATCTTATCCCAGGTCAAG CTTGATGGAGTCATTTGTTCCATTCGGTGGGTTCTTCTCTACACCTTCTGACTTGAATGTCCCTTTAAATAGATCATGCCAGTATTTACCCCGTTGTCATCTATGCAATGAGAAGTGCGAACAAGAAATACTTTCTGTTTCAAAGGGAGGATTCATTGGTTCAGTAGCAGACCAGCACCAATCTAGCTTGCCTTCTTGGATGGAGATGGCTGAAATTGGCACAAACAAGGGACTGGATGCAAAG ACCAGAGATGATGGAATGGTATTGAGTACCAGAGTTGCAGGTCTGCAAAGGAAATGGGACGGTATATGTCAGCGTCTTCATCACACCCAACCACCTGGGTCAAATACTCATCCCCCTCAGTTTCCAGCTGTCGCGGGCTTTCAGCTGGTCGAGGATGAAAAGGAAGATGCTGAAAATCTCAGCAGCAAAGTTACAAGTGCACTGCCAAATGGAAACAGATGTGTGAAGGTAAATTCATACATTCCCTCTGACTTACAGAAGACATCGAGAAAGCAGTTAGGTTTCTCTCTTCCTGTTGTTTCTGAGGCTAGGAGTGATAGCATTCTATCCAAGCAATGGGAAAAACCTTCCAAAGAAGAAGATCCCGGGTCGAGTGGCCTCAGATCTCCATATAGTTTTTCCAATTCATGCACGGTTGATGGTAGTCAAGCATCTCCTACATCCGTGACTTCTGTGGCCACAGATTTGGGGTTGAGGATAAGTTCTATTGGTAATGAACTGAAGAAAACTGTAAACCAAAACCACATGGAGCTTCCACAGGACTTGTCAGGTTCTTTTTCAGCAAACGTTGATCTTGTGCATGGGAGTATCTCTGACCATCGGGCTcgatcatcatcatcttcttctcctgtCTTTGGTGGGCAGTTTGATCCCAGTAATGCAAAGATGCTCTTTAGAGCtgtttttgaaagagttggctGGCAAGATGAAGCAATACGCATTATTAGCCAAACAATTGCTCACTGCAGGGCAAGAAATGAGAAACGCCAGGGAGCAAGTCTCAGAGGGGATATTTGGTTCAGTTTCTGTGGACCTGATAGATgtgggaaaaagaaaattgcTTCCGCCCTTGCTGAGATCATATATGGAAGTAGGGAAAACTTTATTTCTGCTGATTTAAGTAGCCAAGATGGGATGGTTCATGCCCACATGGTCTTTGACCGCCCAGAGATGAGTGGCTACACTGTAAAGTTTAGAGGGAAGACCGTGGTTGATTTTGTTGCTGGGGAGCTGTGCAAGAAGCCCTTGTCCATTgtgtttcttgaaaatatagacAAGGCAGATGTGCAGGCTCAGAAGAGCTTGTCGCATGCTATTCAGACTGGTAAATTTGCAGATTCCCATGGGAGAGAAGTTGGAATCAGCAATGCAATATTCGTGACAACCTCAACATTGACAGAGGATAAAGTTAGCTCTTCTAGCAATGATTTCTCCACCTATTCTGAGGAGAGAATATTGAAAGCCGAAGACTGGCCAATGAAGATATTAATTGAACGAGTTCTTGATGAAAAAATGGGCCAAATTATTACTCCAATCACTGTGAAAAAGGACATCCCAAGTTCTATCTTTTTGAATAAAAGAAAGCTGGTTGGGGCAAACCAAAATCTTGACCGCCAAGAAATCACGGAGATGGTTAAACGAGCTCATAAGATGTCAGCTAGGAATCTAGATTTGAACCTTCCCGCCGGAGAGAATGACTTGCTAGACACCGATGATGGAAACTCTGATAATGATCCTGAATCTGATAACTCCAAGGCTTGGTTGCAAGGTTTTCTTGAACAAGTGGACGCAAGAGTGTTTTTCAagccttttgattttgatgctcTTGCCGAGAGAATATTGAATGAGGTTAACGGGTGCTTCCACAAGATTGTAGGCTGGGAATGTTTGCTAGATATTGATCCAAAAGTCATGGAGCAATTACTTGCAGCTACCTATTTATCCGATCAAAATAGAGTGGTTGAGGACTGGGTAGAGCAAGTTCTTGGTTGGGGATTTGTGGAAGTTTTGAGAAGGCACAGCCTGAATGCAAATTCTATCGTAAAACTTGTTGCCTGCAAGAGCTTATTTTTGGAAGGACGCATGCCAGGGGTTTACCTTCCGGCAAAAATCATTATCAACTGA